One genomic region from Apodemus sylvaticus chromosome 1, mApoSyl1.1, whole genome shotgun sequence encodes:
- the LOC127694731 gene encoding MAPK-interacting and spindle-stabilizing protein-like: MYRFIPPARLLPGSPASFLSSGPSCPQPSGPYPGPTVRVPGPTRPYVTTNVPFSELRRPNSAPTDPAGPLGPSPTPPLPVSGAPPVTWVTVPPGAWEPPAPYPTHEASYPTPGLQPSPNNPYQLPPGLSGASPMPGSLHKMNEIPGGSPSDSSNPESTLETPEQKKHLKLDNKSIKRRRSKKKSKRVTWGDIKTLTHKAEILGKQQGHNTTDPKMMLLCLMTMLHVNSQHESEGSK, from the exons ATGTATCGCTTCATCCCTCCAGCAAGACTGTTGCCAGGATCTCCagcatcctttctttcttctggaCCATCGTGTCCCCAACCTAGTGGTCCTTATCCAGGCCCTACTGTACGAGTCCCTGGCCCCACAAGGCCATATGTTACAACAAATGTGCCCTTTTCAGAGCTACGTAGGCCAAATAGCGCACCCACAGATCCAGCTGGTCCTTTAG GGCCATCCCCGACTCCTCCTCTTCCCGTGTCTGGAGCACCCCCTGTTACATGGGTCACAGTGCCACCGGGAGCCTGGGAACCACCAGCACCGTATCCTACTCATGAAGCATCATATCCCACCCCAGGACTCCAACCTTCTCCAAATAATCCTTACCAACTGCCTCCAGGACTGTCTGGTGCTTCACCAATGCCTGGTAGCCTccataaaatgaatgaaatccCAGGTGGCTCCCCTTCTGATTCATCCAACCCGGAGAGCACCTTGGAGACCCCTGAACAAAAGAAACACCTGAAGCTCGACAACAAATCTATCAAGAGGAGACGTTCCAAGAAGAAGAGCAAGCGAGTAACCTGGGGAGACATCAAGACTTTAACTCATAAAGCTGAGATCTTGGGGAAGCAACAGGGACACAATACTACTGACCCCAAGATGATGCTGTTATGTTTAATGACTATGTTACATGTTAATTCTCAGCATGAAAGTGAAGGGTCCAAATGA